The Bombus huntii isolate Logan2020A chromosome 1, iyBomHunt1.1, whole genome shotgun sequence genome contains a region encoding:
- the LOC126872301 gene encoding rho guanine nucleotide exchange factor 10 isoform X6 produces MLNKKDEPRSRCRSWDDVGPTKMETVGQTHRQHHPSLEATRSNTSTQSARSEDSWCSASDHDLSSDDESEKSNISIKSNCQLRNTLHKARTLCDKWRPQNMRVNNADPLDSPGNHGRLSRWFSIRRGSTQQYDVDSSDTVSLTSPIKTPQMPQLCEVEEENSAMVQFQCMQQRRQTPPALPPTPPNLTPQQLKRRHIVAAIVHSENSYVSTLQRLVNDYKKPLEESSPPILSQAKIATLFHRLPEILQCHTLFRIALAECVRSWDKDEKLGDVFVASFSKAIVLDIYSGFINNFSVAMDLAKQESKRKTALADFFKVKQISAHDRLSFFGLMVKPVQRFPQFILFLQDLLKHTPQGHHDRMSLQLALTQLESLAEMLNERKREAEQFQAFKEMLRHVSGKLSHRPLSSSSRYLIREDNVTQLEFNQNGMITKSKRRRLLLLNDLVVCVSVTPRSAEDFSGSERLTLKWTYPVSDIEIQDTSTSPTLSRLLTAGLNKCGSLKSDKSGDCGQVGADSLCVEMNDLMHDYEVMSRISDLVAQLKGKYEGMTLEKTKQILQSIQLSIQQKDEDMVWADSCCLQLVTKQGQMYTFQTENPLVKKDWITELRLAQLALDPNNSPSWEVPEQEQRPSTKMPLFVSSQQVYHSQHQTEVRCGCYYTTQNPRPTRRRGRSQSYLWICTGDGISSHVTVFGQSTTASASSLKQITAFDLVETRVAAIEFVKGVSSDPLSLASDLVWMGTDSRKILIYIASEPEKQEELGNYSVSGPVIQIKYHCDNVFVALGIGLLLLFKRQVDGTWNLRDPFVISLGSEPVSCLMPINASVYAACGKKVWVLNAVSGDITKSFSAQHEHVGSVKLMAHSGVGLWVALKNSSTVCLYHTETFKHLQDINIASNVLRVTRSNNASNSCGDNLNNNQTAVTVTALLACKGLLWVGTNVGISLTIPLPRLEGVPIISGRVNISYHAHFGPITFLLAIQNPKNTISCTTDEIADEETVQLRSKESDSSRNRDRASLDSSMSNSILKLKQQLASSPVMLRRKRSKEYEYRGSKTLPRGLGSGGGFLSSSMSGSQSSGENCDVYGLYGELMYVKDYENENSSGIDLIYEPLRRSDPELAAIPNKVSTLDRRLKMKITRPRSLDLSNWSVDSHASSLYTSSGSEENLSLKTGKLSRNSSTASRNGPYETTTPNSSIAQSVPETISPPNNLKTNGKKINKTLQQIEQPKKTVLTLMGGRGYINWRQLNAQSVTDKGSKSGYTFKDPNSNDAHIVLWEMKL; encoded by the exons ATGTTGAATAAGAAGG ATGAACCACGCTCAAGGTGTAGATCATGGGATGACGTAGGACCGACTAAAATGGAAACTGTCGGCCAAACGCACAGACAACATCATCCCTCCTTAGAAGCAACTAGGTCCAATACGTCGACACAGTCGGCTAGAAGCGAGGACTCTTGGTGCTCAGCATCGGATCATGACCTTTCCTCGGACGACGAAAGTGAGAAGAGTAATATCAGTATTAA AAGCAATTGCCAATTGAGGAATACGTTGCACAAGGCAAGGACGCTGTGTGACAAGTGGAGGCCACAAAATATGCGAGTGAACAATGCTGACCCATTGGATTCGCCCGGAAACCATGGAAGACTATCTAGATGGTTCAGTATCCGGAGAGGATCGACACAACAATATGATGTGGATTCCTCCGACACGGTATCCCTTACCAGTCCCATCAAAACACCTCAAATGCCGCAACTTTGTGAA GTTGAAGAGGAAAACAGTGCAATGGTGCAATTTCAGTGCATGCAGCAACGTAGGCAAACTCCACCCGCCCTTCCTCCGACACCTCCGAATTTAACTCCTCAACAGCTAAAACGTCGACATATAGTAGCAGCTATAGTACATTCTGAAAACAGTTATGTGTCCACATTACAGAGGCTAGTGAAC GATTACAAGAAACCATTAGAAGAATCCTCGCCGCCTATATTGAGCCAGGCAAAAATAGCAACATTGTTCCACAGATTGCCTGAAATTCTGCAATGCCATACGTTATTTAGAATTGCATTAGCCGAATGCGTACGTTCATGGGACAAGGACGAAAAGTTAGGAGACGTGTTTGTAGCAAGTTTCAGCAAAGCTATCGTTCTTGACATTTATAGTGggtttataaataatttttcagtaGCTATGGATTTGGCTAAGCAAGAATCAAAAAGAAAGACTGCGCTAGCCGATTTTTTCAAG GTGAAACAAATAAGTGCACACGATAGATTGTCCTTCTTTGGATTAATGGTAAAACCTGTGCAGAGGTTTCCACAATTTATACTATTCTTACAA GATTTACTGAAACACACGCCACAAGGTCATCACGATAGGATGTCGTTGCAATTGGCGTTGACCCAATTAGAGAGTTTGGCGGAAATGTTGAATGAAAGGAAACGTGAAGCGGAACAGTTCCAAGCGTTTAAAGAAATGCTTCGACACGTATCTGGGAAATTGTCCCATCGACCTCTTTCGTCGTCATCTAGGTATCTTATAAGAGAAGATAATGTTACGCAGTTG GAATTTAATCAAAACGGCATGATAACGAAGTCTAAAAGAAGAAggttattattattgaatgATCTTGTAGTGTGCGTTTCGGTAACTCCAAGATCCGCAGAAGATTTTAGCGGGAGTGAAAGATTAACTTTGAAATGGACATATCCTGTGTCGGATATTGAG ATTCAGGATACAAGCACTTCACCAACGTTAAGTCGTTTACTGACTGCTGGTCTAAATAAATGCGGAAGCCTAAAATCTGACAAGAGCGGCGATTGCGGACAAGTGGGTGCCGATAGTCTCTGCGTAGAGATGAACGATCTAATGCATGACTATGAAGTCATGTCTAGGATAAGCGATTTAGTCGCACAACTAAAGGGTAAATACGAG GGTATGacgcttgagaaaactaaacaAATTCTGCAATCCATACAACTTTCAATACAACAAAAAGATGAAGACATGGTTTGGGCAGATAGTTGTTGCCTGCAATTAGTAACGAAGCAAGGACAGATGTACACGTTTCAAACCGAAAATCCTTTGGTGAAGAAAGACTGGATAACGGAGCTTAGACTAGCACAGCTAGCCTTGGATCCAAATAATTCGCCATCTTGGGAAGTACCTGAACAAGAACAGCGACCATCTACGAAAATGCCACTTTTCGTTAGTTCCCAACAAGTATATCATTCGCAACATCAGACAGAG GTACGTTGCGGCTGCTATTATACCACGCAGAATCCACGTCCCACGAGACGTCGTGGAAGAAGTCAAAGTTACTTGTGGATATGTACAGGCGACGGTATATCCAGTCACGTAACAGTATTTGGTCAATCCACAACAGCCTCGGCAAGTTCCTTGAAGCAAATTACAGCTTTTGATTTGGTAGAGACTAGAGTCGCCGCCATAGAGTTCGTAAAGGGTGTTTCTTCCGATCCACTCTCATTAGCGAGCGATCTCGTGTGGATGGGTACGGACTCTCGGAAAATTTTGATCTACATCGCCTCGGAACCTGAAAAGCAAGAAGAACTTGGAAACTATTCCGTCTCAGGTCCAGTGATACAAATCAAGTATCATTGTGACAACGTTTTCGTCGCCCTAGGAATTGGTTTACTTCTCCTGTTCAAAAGGCAAGTGGACGGCACTTGGAATCTGAGAGATCCGTTTGTAATATCTCTAGGCAGCGAACCGGTCTCTTGCTTGATGCCAATTAACGCGTCTGTCTATGCTGCTTGCGGCAAAAAAGTTTGGGTACTTAACGCAGTCAGTGGTGACATTACGAAAAGTTTCAGCGCGCAACACGAACATGTTGGCAGTGTGAAACTTATGGCTCATTCCGGAGTAGGTCTCTGGGTTGCTCTTAAGAATTCCAGCACCGTTTGCCTGTATCATACAGAAACTTTCAAACACCTGCAAGACATCAATATAGCATCCAACGTGTTGAGAGTAACGAGGTCAAACAATGCCTCAAATTCTTGTGGCGATAACTTAAACAACAATCAAACTGCAGTCACTGTGACAGCACTTTTAGCGTGCAAGGGCTTACTCTGGGTCGGTACAAACGTAGGCATCAGTCTTACGATTCCCCTGCCACGGTTGGAAGGAGTACCTATCATTAGTGGCCgtgtaaatatttcatatcaCGCGCACTTCGGTCCTATCACCTTCTTACTTGCCATTCAGAATCCAAAGAACACGATAAGCTGTACAACCGATGAAATCGCCGACGAGGAAACTGTACAGTTACGGTCAAAGGAATCTGATAGTAGTAGGAATAGAGATCGAGCAAGTTTGGATTCCTCTATGTCAAACAGTATATTGAAATTGAAACAACAATTGGCGAGCAGCCCAGTAATGTTAAGACGAAAACGTAGCAAAGAATACGAGTACAGAGGTTCGAAGACACTTCCCAGAGGACTCGGATCTGGTGGGGGCTTTCTATCAAGCTCGATGTCCGGATCGCAGAGTTCTGGAGAGAATTGTGACGTCTACGGCTTATACGGAGAATTAATGTATGTGAAAGATTATGAAAACGAGAATAGCTCTGGTATTGATTTAATTTACGAGCCACTAAGAAGAAGCGATCCAGAACTGGCAGCCATACCAAATAAAGTTAGTACCTTAGATCGTAgactgaaaatgaaaattaccaGACCCAGATCGCTCGACTTGTCGAATTGGTCAGTCGATTCTCATGCAAGTTCTCTCTATACGTCTTCTGGCTCTGAAGAGAATCTTTCATTGAAAACTGGCAAATTATCTCGAAATAGTAGTACAGCTAGTCGAAATGGTCCTTATGAAACGACTACTCCCAACAGTAGTATAGCACAGTCTGTACCGGAAACGATATCACCGCCCAATAATTTGAAAACGAACGGTAAAAAGATCAATAAAACGTTGCAACAAATTGAACAGCCTAAAAAAACCGTTCTAACATTAATGGGTGGTCGAGGTTACATCAATTGGAGACAGTTAAACGCGCAATCGGTCACCGACAAAGGCTCTAAATCGGGTTACACTTTCAAAGATCCTAACAGCAACGATGCCCATATCGTATTGTGGGAAATGAAGTTATGA
- the LOC126872301 gene encoding rho guanine nucleotide exchange factor 10 isoform X4 has protein sequence MLARPSVSVPRERTRGPFATEERTTRDSRGNSVDHEPRSRCRSWDDVGPTKMETVGQTHRQHHPSLEATRSNTSTQSARSEDSWCSASDHDLSSDDESEKSNISIKSNCQLRNTLHKARTLCDKWRPQNMRVNNADPLDSPGNHGRLSRWFSIRRGSTQQYDVDSSDTVSLTSPIKTPQMPQLCEVEEENSAMVQFQCMQQRRQTPPALPPTPPNLTPQQLKRRHIVAAIVHSENSYVSTLQRLVNDYKKPLEESSPPILSQAKIATLFHRLPEILQCHTLFRIALAECVRSWDKDEKLGDVFVASFSKAIVLDIYSGFINNFSVAMDLAKQESKRKTALADFFKVKQISAHDRLSFFGLMVKPVQRFPQFILFLQDLLKHTPQGHHDRMSLQLALTQLESLAEMLNERKREAEQFQAFKEMLRHVSGKLSHRPLSSSSRYLIREDNVTQLEFNQNGMITKSKRRRLLLLNDLVVCVSVTPRSAEDFSGSERLTLKWTYPVSDIEIQDTSTSPTLSRLLTAGLNKCGSLKSDKSGDCGQVGADSLCVEMNDLMHDYEVMSRISDLVAQLKGKYEGMTLEKTKQILQSIQLSIQQKDEDMVWADSCCLQLVTKQGQMYTFQTENPLVKKDWITELRLAQLALDPNNSPSWEVPEQEQRPSTKMPLFVSSQQVYHSQHQTEVRCGCYYTTQNPRPTRRRGRSQSYLWICTGDGISSHVTVFGQSTTASASSLKQITAFDLVETRVAAIEFVKGVSSDPLSLASDLVWMGTDSRKILIYIASEPEKQEELGNYSVSGPVIQIKYHCDNVFVALGIGLLLLFKRQVDGTWNLRDPFVISLGSEPVSCLMPINASVYAACGKKVWVLNAVSGDITKSFSAQHEHVGSVKLMAHSGVGLWVALKNSSTVCLYHTETFKHLQDINIASNVLRVTRSNNASNSCGDNLNNNQTAVTVTALLACKGLLWVGTNVGISLTIPLPRLEGVPIISGRVNISYHAHFGPITFLLAIQNPKNTISCTTDEIADEETVQLRSKESDSSRNRDRASLDSSMSNSILKLKQQLASSPVMLRRKRSKEYEYRGSKTLPRGLGSGGGFLSSSMSGSQSSGENCDVYGLYGELMYVKDYENENSSGIDLIYEPLRRSDPELAAIPNKVSTLDRRLKMKITRPRSLDLSNWSVDSHASSLYTSSGSEENLSLKTGKLSRNSSTASRNGPYETTTPNSSIAQSVPETISPPNNLKTNGKKINKTLQQIEQPKKTVLTLMGGRGYINWRQLNAQSVTDKGSKSGYTFKDPNSNDAHIVLWEMKL, from the exons ATGCTCGCTCGTCCCTCTGTCTCCGTTCCGCGAGAGCGTACGCGTGGGCCGTTCGCGACGGAGGAACGAACGACGCGCGACTCGCGAGGAAATAGTGTCGATC ATGAACCACGCTCAAGGTGTAGATCATGGGATGACGTAGGACCGACTAAAATGGAAACTGTCGGCCAAACGCACAGACAACATCATCCCTCCTTAGAAGCAACTAGGTCCAATACGTCGACACAGTCGGCTAGAAGCGAGGACTCTTGGTGCTCAGCATCGGATCATGACCTTTCCTCGGACGACGAAAGTGAGAAGAGTAATATCAGTATTAA AAGCAATTGCCAATTGAGGAATACGTTGCACAAGGCAAGGACGCTGTGTGACAAGTGGAGGCCACAAAATATGCGAGTGAACAATGCTGACCCATTGGATTCGCCCGGAAACCATGGAAGACTATCTAGATGGTTCAGTATCCGGAGAGGATCGACACAACAATATGATGTGGATTCCTCCGACACGGTATCCCTTACCAGTCCCATCAAAACACCTCAAATGCCGCAACTTTGTGAA GTTGAAGAGGAAAACAGTGCAATGGTGCAATTTCAGTGCATGCAGCAACGTAGGCAAACTCCACCCGCCCTTCCTCCGACACCTCCGAATTTAACTCCTCAACAGCTAAAACGTCGACATATAGTAGCAGCTATAGTACATTCTGAAAACAGTTATGTGTCCACATTACAGAGGCTAGTGAAC GATTACAAGAAACCATTAGAAGAATCCTCGCCGCCTATATTGAGCCAGGCAAAAATAGCAACATTGTTCCACAGATTGCCTGAAATTCTGCAATGCCATACGTTATTTAGAATTGCATTAGCCGAATGCGTACGTTCATGGGACAAGGACGAAAAGTTAGGAGACGTGTTTGTAGCAAGTTTCAGCAAAGCTATCGTTCTTGACATTTATAGTGggtttataaataatttttcagtaGCTATGGATTTGGCTAAGCAAGAATCAAAAAGAAAGACTGCGCTAGCCGATTTTTTCAAG GTGAAACAAATAAGTGCACACGATAGATTGTCCTTCTTTGGATTAATGGTAAAACCTGTGCAGAGGTTTCCACAATTTATACTATTCTTACAA GATTTACTGAAACACACGCCACAAGGTCATCACGATAGGATGTCGTTGCAATTGGCGTTGACCCAATTAGAGAGTTTGGCGGAAATGTTGAATGAAAGGAAACGTGAAGCGGAACAGTTCCAAGCGTTTAAAGAAATGCTTCGACACGTATCTGGGAAATTGTCCCATCGACCTCTTTCGTCGTCATCTAGGTATCTTATAAGAGAAGATAATGTTACGCAGTTG GAATTTAATCAAAACGGCATGATAACGAAGTCTAAAAGAAGAAggttattattattgaatgATCTTGTAGTGTGCGTTTCGGTAACTCCAAGATCCGCAGAAGATTTTAGCGGGAGTGAAAGATTAACTTTGAAATGGACATATCCTGTGTCGGATATTGAG ATTCAGGATACAAGCACTTCACCAACGTTAAGTCGTTTACTGACTGCTGGTCTAAATAAATGCGGAAGCCTAAAATCTGACAAGAGCGGCGATTGCGGACAAGTGGGTGCCGATAGTCTCTGCGTAGAGATGAACGATCTAATGCATGACTATGAAGTCATGTCTAGGATAAGCGATTTAGTCGCACAACTAAAGGGTAAATACGAG GGTATGacgcttgagaaaactaaacaAATTCTGCAATCCATACAACTTTCAATACAACAAAAAGATGAAGACATGGTTTGGGCAGATAGTTGTTGCCTGCAATTAGTAACGAAGCAAGGACAGATGTACACGTTTCAAACCGAAAATCCTTTGGTGAAGAAAGACTGGATAACGGAGCTTAGACTAGCACAGCTAGCCTTGGATCCAAATAATTCGCCATCTTGGGAAGTACCTGAACAAGAACAGCGACCATCTACGAAAATGCCACTTTTCGTTAGTTCCCAACAAGTATATCATTCGCAACATCAGACAGAG GTACGTTGCGGCTGCTATTATACCACGCAGAATCCACGTCCCACGAGACGTCGTGGAAGAAGTCAAAGTTACTTGTGGATATGTACAGGCGACGGTATATCCAGTCACGTAACAGTATTTGGTCAATCCACAACAGCCTCGGCAAGTTCCTTGAAGCAAATTACAGCTTTTGATTTGGTAGAGACTAGAGTCGCCGCCATAGAGTTCGTAAAGGGTGTTTCTTCCGATCCACTCTCATTAGCGAGCGATCTCGTGTGGATGGGTACGGACTCTCGGAAAATTTTGATCTACATCGCCTCGGAACCTGAAAAGCAAGAAGAACTTGGAAACTATTCCGTCTCAGGTCCAGTGATACAAATCAAGTATCATTGTGACAACGTTTTCGTCGCCCTAGGAATTGGTTTACTTCTCCTGTTCAAAAGGCAAGTGGACGGCACTTGGAATCTGAGAGATCCGTTTGTAATATCTCTAGGCAGCGAACCGGTCTCTTGCTTGATGCCAATTAACGCGTCTGTCTATGCTGCTTGCGGCAAAAAAGTTTGGGTACTTAACGCAGTCAGTGGTGACATTACGAAAAGTTTCAGCGCGCAACACGAACATGTTGGCAGTGTGAAACTTATGGCTCATTCCGGAGTAGGTCTCTGGGTTGCTCTTAAGAATTCCAGCACCGTTTGCCTGTATCATACAGAAACTTTCAAACACCTGCAAGACATCAATATAGCATCCAACGTGTTGAGAGTAACGAGGTCAAACAATGCCTCAAATTCTTGTGGCGATAACTTAAACAACAATCAAACTGCAGTCACTGTGACAGCACTTTTAGCGTGCAAGGGCTTACTCTGGGTCGGTACAAACGTAGGCATCAGTCTTACGATTCCCCTGCCACGGTTGGAAGGAGTACCTATCATTAGTGGCCgtgtaaatatttcatatcaCGCGCACTTCGGTCCTATCACCTTCTTACTTGCCATTCAGAATCCAAAGAACACGATAAGCTGTACAACCGATGAAATCGCCGACGAGGAAACTGTACAGTTACGGTCAAAGGAATCTGATAGTAGTAGGAATAGAGATCGAGCAAGTTTGGATTCCTCTATGTCAAACAGTATATTGAAATTGAAACAACAATTGGCGAGCAGCCCAGTAATGTTAAGACGAAAACGTAGCAAAGAATACGAGTACAGAGGTTCGAAGACACTTCCCAGAGGACTCGGATCTGGTGGGGGCTTTCTATCAAGCTCGATGTCCGGATCGCAGAGTTCTGGAGAGAATTGTGACGTCTACGGCTTATACGGAGAATTAATGTATGTGAAAGATTATGAAAACGAGAATAGCTCTGGTATTGATTTAATTTACGAGCCACTAAGAAGAAGCGATCCAGAACTGGCAGCCATACCAAATAAAGTTAGTACCTTAGATCGTAgactgaaaatgaaaattaccaGACCCAGATCGCTCGACTTGTCGAATTGGTCAGTCGATTCTCATGCAAGTTCTCTCTATACGTCTTCTGGCTCTGAAGAGAATCTTTCATTGAAAACTGGCAAATTATCTCGAAATAGTAGTACAGCTAGTCGAAATGGTCCTTATGAAACGACTACTCCCAACAGTAGTATAGCACAGTCTGTACCGGAAACGATATCACCGCCCAATAATTTGAAAACGAACGGTAAAAAGATCAATAAAACGTTGCAACAAATTGAACAGCCTAAAAAAACCGTTCTAACATTAATGGGTGGTCGAGGTTACATCAATTGGAGACAGTTAAACGCGCAATCGGTCACCGACAAAGGCTCTAAATCGGGTTACACTTTCAAAGATCCTAACAGCAACGATGCCCATATCGTATTGTGGGAAATGAAGTTATGA